One part of the Vicia villosa cultivar HV-30 ecotype Madison, WI linkage group LG6, Vvil1.0, whole genome shotgun sequence genome encodes these proteins:
- the LOC131611670 gene encoding acetyl-coenzyme A synthetase, chloroplastic/glyoxysomal-like: MLISVALTVHYYTATTFKYAFDYKPSDVYWCTADCGWITGHSYVTYGPILNGATVVLYEGAPNYPDAGRSWNIIDKFKVSIFYTAPTLVRSLMQYGDEVRYIYAYSIPS, encoded by the exons ATGCTAATTTCGGTGGCTTTAACTGTGCATTATTACACTGCAACAACATTTAAGTATGCATTTGATTACAAACCATCTGATGTCTACTG GTGCACAGCGGATTGTGGTTGGATTACTGGGCACAGCTATGTCACTTATGGACCCATACTCAATGGTGCAACTGTTGTTCTGTATGAAGGG GCTCCCAATTATCCTGATGCTGGGCGTAGTTGGAACATTATTGATAAATTTAAAGTATCAATATTCTACACTGCCCCTACATTGGTGCGGTCCCTCATGCAATATGGTGATGAGGTAAGATACATCTATGCTTACTCGATACCTTCCTGA
- the LOC131613881 gene encoding uncharacterized protein LOC131613881, with product MVDPYQLWWLLQIFDPSTAWWAAAVIPVEVSPSQLLMLLQLQILYSLSAHPRSKPLLPKSLIVSIHPLIFSIEVTLTLDGSSFNTNNHREILKAIEVVERDSFAISQSFTSVFEALRLSLSQSTDTSYHHIQCFTDAAGHLQESVLDAATKGNRYINSCLKLNEEMKSVDSLASQLYPFTLIFANC from the exons ATGGTTGATCCATATCAGCTTTGGTGGTTACTACAAATTTTTGATCCTTCAACTGCCTGGTGGGCTGCGGCAGTTATTCCTGTGGAAGTTTCACCCTCACAGCTTCTCATGCTATTGCAGTTACAGATTCTTTACTCTCTCTCTGCCCATCCACGTTCCAAACCCCTGTTACCCAAATCATT AATCGTTTCAATCCACCCATTAATCTTCTCAATTGAAGTAACCCTAACATTAGATGGTAGCTCCTTCAACACCAACAATCACAGAGAAATATTGAAAGCAATTGAAGTTGTCGAACGAGATTCCTTCGCCATTAGTCAGAGCTTCACCTCCGTCTTCGAAGCACTCCGATTGTCCCTCTCTCAATCCACCGACACCTCATATCATCATATTCAATGCTTCACCGACGCCGCCGGTCATCTTCAAGAATCCG TGCTTGATGCAGCAACTAAAGGGAATCGATATATAAATTCGTGTCTCAA ATTGAATGAGGAAATGAAGAGCGTTGATAGTCTAGCATCCCAATTGTATCCATTCACTTTGATCTTTGCTAATTGTTAA